A stretch of the Aegilops tauschii subsp. strangulata cultivar AL8/78 chromosome 4, Aet v6.0, whole genome shotgun sequence genome encodes the following:
- the LOC109732871 gene encoding uncharacterized protein translates to MPQQRWDKDEPPPTSSVLTPAHFPRPLRLSLFPPDLLPSTSPTHCRRRHRTTTAAPAVPRSPRRAFPLLRRLLHLPRPRPQAGRSRSARYLPVFDLRPPRVAAVSIVSGHRASSPGLPCNGNPETDVAPVIDYVSNDPSSFTAELPDGGAQEPDDTTDDYYYLEGAYYYVETVDD, encoded by the exons ATGCCGCAGCAGCGCTGGGATAAGGACGAGCCTCCCCCTACCTCCTCGGTCCTCACCCCCGCTCACTTCCCTCGCCCTCTCCGCCTCTCCCTCTTCCCACCAGATCTCCTTCCCTCCACCTCGCCGACGCACTGTCGTCGCCGTCACCGGACCACCACCGCAGCCCCCGCCGTCCCCAGGAGCCCCCGACGTGCCTTTCCGCTTCTTCGGCGTCTGCTACATCTTCCCCGTCCACGACCTCAAGCTGGGAGGAGCCGGAGCGCCCGCTACCTCCCCGTCTTCGACCTCCGTCCGCCTCGGGTCGCCGCCGTCTCCATCGTCTCCGGCCACCGCGCGTCTTCCCCGGGCCTTCCCTGCAACGGCA accctgagaccgatgttgcccctgtgatcgactacgtctccaacgacccttcttcctttacagcagagcttccag atggtggagcccaggagccagacgacaccaccgacgactactactacctcgagggtgcctactactacgtggagaccgttgacgactag